Part of the Natronogracilivirga saccharolytica genome is shown below.
CAACAAGCGCCGGGTACTGGTTTCCGACCTCTCGGGAAAAAGCAACATCCATTACAAGTCCGACGAACTCGGTATCGATCTGCTCTCCTACGGTGACAAGGTTCCCGAAATCGTCGGAGCACTCAAGGATCTTGAAAACCAGGGATTTCAGTATGAGGCCGCCGAAGGCTCCCTGGACCTGCTCATACGCAAAATTACCGGTGAATGGCAGGATCTGTTCGAACTGAAGGGATTCCGGGTCATCATCGAAAAGAACGAGCGGGCGGAAGTCCGGTCAGAGGCAACCATCCGGCTGCTGGTCAACGGCGAGGAGGAACACACCGCCGCCGACGGCAACGGTCCGGTTCACGCACTGGACGCCGCCCTTCGCAAGGCGATCTGCAAATTTTATCCGGAAGTGGATCAGATGCAGCTTTCGGATTACAAAGTGCGGGTCCTCAATGAAAAAGACGGCACGGGTGCCAAAGTTCGCGTGCTGATCGATTCACAAAACAACGGAACAAGCTGGGGCACTGTCGGGGTCTCTGAAAATATCATAGAGGCCAGCTGGCAGGCGCTCATGGAAAGCATGGCGTATTACCTCCAGCAGCAAAAAATCACAACTGAAAATCACTCATAACCATGAAGAAACGAATCCATATCTTCGATACAACGCTCCGCGACGGTGAACAGGCTCCCGGATTCAGCATGAATCTGGACGAAAAAGTTCGGTTGGCCCGTCAGCTAGAGCTACTCGGTGCGGATGTGATCGAGGCCGGATTCCCTATCTCTTCCGAGGGCGATTTTCAGGCGGTGCGGGAAATTTCCCGGCAGGTTAAAAACTGTACTGTTGCCGGACTCTGCCGCGCGCGAAAGGGTGATATCGACCGTGCCTGGGAGGCATTGCAGCATGCCGAAAAACCGAGGATTCACACGTTCATCGCCACCTCCGACATCCATATGGAGCACAAACTTAAGAAAAACCGAAGCGAGGTGATTGAAGATGCGGTCTGGGCTGTCGGCTACGCCAGCAGCCTGTGCGATGAGGTGGAGTTTTCGGCTGAAGATGCCACACGCAGCGACATCAACTTCCTCTGCGAGATCGTAGAGGCAGCTATTGACGCCGGAGCCAAAGTCATCAACATCCCCGATACTGTCGGCTATGCCGTCCCCTGGGAGTTCGGTGAGATGATCCGGACGCTGCGCGAGCGTGTACCCAATATCGACAAGGCCATTCTGAGCGTCCACTGCCACAATGACCTCGGCATGGGTGTGGCAAACTCGCTGATGGCCGTACGAAACGGTGCCCAGCAAATCGAGTGCACCATCAACGGCATTGGTGAACGCGCCGGCAACGCGGCCCTGGAAGAGATCGTCATGGCCATGCAGACCCGCGGGCCCGAGTTTGAAGAGGAGATAACCATCAACACCAGGGAGATCTATCCTACCAGCAAAATGCTCTGCGAAATCACGGGCATGCAGGTGCAGGTCAACAAGGCGGTTGTCGGACTCAATGCCTTCGCCCACGAAGCCGGCATCCATCAGGACGGTGTGCTGAAAAATCCGCTCACCTACGAGATCATGACCCCGCAGTCGGTGGGCATCACCTCCAACAACATCGTCCTCGGGAAGCACTCCGGGCGGCGCGCGCTTAATGCGAGGATGGAAAAGCTCGGATACGAACTTTCAAAAGAACAAATGGATGAGGTCTATGAGGCTTTCATCTCCATCGCTGACAAAAAGAAAGTGGTCGTCGACGAAGACCTCATCGGAATAGCCCCGAACGGAGTCTCCCACATGAGCACCACCTTCGTAAAAGAAACCGTACAAGAATACTTAAACAGGCAGTAATCATGGCAATGACCTTAACTGAAAAAATCCTGGCCAGGGCATCGGGCCGTTCTCACGTAGATGCCGGAGAAACCGTATGGGTTAACGTGGATGTGCTTTTGACGCACGACGTCTGCGGCCCGCCCACCATCGGCATCTTCAAGCGTGAATTCGGAGAGGATGCCCGCGTCTGGGACAAGGACAAGGTGGTCATCATCCCCGATCACTACATCTTTACCAATGACAAGTACGCCAATCGAAATATTGATATCCTGCGTGCCTTTGCCGCCGATCAGGACCTGCCCCACTACTATGATGTGGGCACCGACCGGTACAAGGGCGTATGCCACACGGCCATGCCGGAAGAAGGATTCACCCGCCCGGGCGATGTGCTTTTCGGAACCGACTCGCACACCTGTACCGCCGGGGCATTCGGACAATTTGCAACCGGAATCGGCAACACCGACGCCGGATTCATCATGGGCGCCGGCAAACTCTGGGTAAAAGTCCCGGAAACCATGAAGTTCATTTTCGAAGGCGAAATACCGCCCTACATCATGGCCAAGGACCTCATCCTGCAGATTATCGGTGATATCGGGGTGGATGGCGGCACCTATCGTGCCATGGAATTCGCCGGTGACGGCGTGATGAACATGGACATGGAAGGCCGGATGACCCTGACCAACATGGTGATCGAAGGCGGCGGCAAGAACGGGGTTGTCGAACCCGACGAAACAACGTTCGATTATGTGCGCCAGCGCACCGACTACGACTTCACCCCGATGTACAACGATCCGGATGCGAAGTATCACAGTGTTCGGACCTACAAAAGCTCCGAACTCGAACCGATGGTAGCCAAGCCGCATTCACCGGACAACAAGGCGACGGTGGGCGAAGTCAAAAACACCAAACTGACCCGCGCCTATATCGGCTCCTGCACCGGCGGGAAGCTCTCGGATTTCGAAGCCGCCGCGCGCATCATAAAAGGTCATGAAGTCGGCGTGGAAACGTATGTCGTACCGGCTACGACCAAAGTGCGCGACGATCTGAGGACAACGTATTACGAAGGGGAAACGCTCTGGGATATCTTCGTAAACGCCGGAGCCCGCATGGGCGAAGCCTCCTGCGCTGCCTGCCTGGGTGGCCCGGCCGACACATTCGGACGTATGCAGGGCGATGAGATCTGCATATCCACCACCAACCGGAACTTCCCGGGGCGGATGGGATCGAAAAAAGCACAGGTCTATCTCGCATCTCCCTACACCGTAGCCGCCTCAGCGATTACAGGCAAAATTACCGATCCGCGCGAATATTTGCCGGTGGACAGCACGGTAAAACAGCATGCCTGATGCGGTGGCCGCATAACCCCGCTACCCAACACATTCATAATCAAACGATTCGAAAAACAGCAACACAATGAGTAAAATTATCAAAGGCAAGGCGTTTGTCGTTGGAAATGACATCGATACCGATCAGATCATCCCAGCCGAGCACCTGGTCTACAGCCTCGAAGATCCTGAAGAAAAACGATTCTACGGACGCTATGCCCTGTCCGGCGTCCCGGACGACAAATCGGGCCTTCCGCAGGGCGGTATCCCTTTCACCGATCCCGACAAGTTTGAATCCGAATACAGCATCATCATCGGCGGGAAAAATTTCGGTTGCGGATCATCCCGCGAGCATGCCCCGTTCGCACTGCAGGTGGCAGGAGCGCAGGCAGTTGTCGCCACCGGCTACGCCAGGATCTTCTTCCGCAATGCCGTTGACGGCGGATTCATCATCCCCTATGAAAGCCACGATGACCTGGTCGAAAACTTCTCGACCGGCGACGAGGCTGAAATCGACGGCGAACTCAACATCATTAAAAACCATACCACAGGCAAAAGTTACCCGCTGAAAAAACTCGGGGATGTCGTTGATATCGTCGATGCCGGCGGTATTTTCAAATATGCTGCAAAACACGGGATGATATGAGCAAGAAAGTAGTATTACTGCCGGGCGACGGCATTGGTGCAGAAGTCGTAAGAGAAGCGGAAAAAATAATTGCTCATTTATCAGATCACTACGGAATCGGCATCGAAACCGAAACCCATCTTGTAGGTGGTGCGAGTCTGGATGCTCATGATATTCCGGTGAAGGATGAGGTTGTGGAAGCCTGCAAGTCAGCCGACGCCGTGCTGCTCGGTGCCGTAGGCGGCCCGAAATGGGATGACTACCCGTCAGACAAACGTCCGGAAAAAGCCCTGCTGCGGCTGCGCAAAGACCTCGGGCTGTTCAACAATCTGCG
Proteins encoded:
- a CDS encoding 2-isopropylmalate synthase → MKKRIHIFDTTLRDGEQAPGFSMNLDEKVRLARQLELLGADVIEAGFPISSEGDFQAVREISRQVKNCTVAGLCRARKGDIDRAWEALQHAEKPRIHTFIATSDIHMEHKLKKNRSEVIEDAVWAVGYASSLCDEVEFSAEDATRSDINFLCEIVEAAIDAGAKVINIPDTVGYAVPWEFGEMIRTLRERVPNIDKAILSVHCHNDLGMGVANSLMAVRNGAQQIECTINGIGERAGNAALEEIVMAMQTRGPEFEEEITINTREIYPTSKMLCEITGMQVQVNKAVVGLNAFAHEAGIHQDGVLKNPLTYEIMTPQSVGITSNNIVLGKHSGRRALNARMEKLGYELSKEQMDEVYEAFISIADKKKVVVDEDLIGIAPNGVSHMSTTFVKETVQEYLNRQ
- a CDS encoding 3-isopropylmalate dehydratase large subunit, producing MAMTLTEKILARASGRSHVDAGETVWVNVDVLLTHDVCGPPTIGIFKREFGEDARVWDKDKVVIIPDHYIFTNDKYANRNIDILRAFAADQDLPHYYDVGTDRYKGVCHTAMPEEGFTRPGDVLFGTDSHTCTAGAFGQFATGIGNTDAGFIMGAGKLWVKVPETMKFIFEGEIPPYIMAKDLILQIIGDIGVDGGTYRAMEFAGDGVMNMDMEGRMTLTNMVIEGGGKNGVVEPDETTFDYVRQRTDYDFTPMYNDPDAKYHSVRTYKSSELEPMVAKPHSPDNKATVGEVKNTKLTRAYIGSCTGGKLSDFEAAARIIKGHEVGVETYVVPATTKVRDDLRTTYYEGETLWDIFVNAGARMGEASCAACLGGPADTFGRMQGDEICISTTNRNFPGRMGSKKAQVYLASPYTVAASAITGKITDPREYLPVDSTVKQHA